Below is a window of Vibrio gazogenes DNA.
TGCCATCGGCGCTTATGCCAGCGCGTATGCGCTCACCCTTGGTAACTACAACTTGATCACAATTCGAATCGCGAGCCTTGTCTCCGGTGATTTGTTCCTCGAACCGAACCTTGCCGCAGCCATCTCGGTCTTGCTGATCGTCATTCTGGCCTTTGTCACCATAATTAACCAGTGGCTAATTGTGCAAAGTGATCACACCCAAAGTGACCGCCGTCGTCGTCGCTCAACAAAATCCCGTTCACTCATAAGGAAAGACCATGCAAAACACGCATCAGATCTATCATAAAAGTGTCGTGTACGGCATTCTCCTGACGTTACTGATCCCCATCGCAGCCACATTTGTCTATGCCCTTTCGGCCCGCTGGGGGGCTTCGATCCTGCCTGAAGGGTTTACCTTGCACTGGTATTTACAGCTGCTCAGCGACCCGCGTTTTCTCGCTGCATTCGGCCGTTCATTATTTGTCTGTATCACAGCACTGCTCCTTGCAACGGTGCTAATTCTACCGATGATTTTCGTCATTTTTTATTACTATCCGAAATTGGATAAAGTGATGAACATCCTGATTTTACTACCATTTGCCGTACCACCGGTGGTCTCTTCCGTCGGTCTGCTTCAGCGCTACGCGGATAGTGAGATTGTGTTGGTCGGTACGCCGTGGATTCTGATTGGCACCAATTTCACGATTGCTCTGCCCTTTATGTACCGGGCGATTGCCAACAGTATGATGGCGATTCACCTGCGAGATTTGATTGATGCCGCTCACCTGCTCGGAGCCAGCACCACCAAAGCATTTTGGTTCATTATCTTACCCAACCTAAAAAAAGGGCTGATGGCCTCACTCTTTCTGTCTTTTTCATTCTTACTGGGCGAATTTGTGTTTGCCAATATTCTGGTCGGTACCCGCTATGAAACATTGCAGGTTTATTTGTACAACATGCGCCAGACCAGCGGTCACTTCACCTCAGCATTAGTGATGACCTATTTCTTCTTTATTTTTGTCTGTACGTGGCTTGCCAGTCGCTTCAACCGAGGAGTACAACAATGAGTTATGTCCGCATCAATCACCTTACCAAAGCATTCGGTGAGCATACCGTTTTTCAAGACATTCAGTTGACTATCGAGCAAGGAGAATTCATCACCCTACTCGGCCCCAGCGGTTGCGGGAAATCCACACTATTGCGTTGTATTGCCGGACTTGATCCCATCAACAACGGTGAAATCTGGGTCGATGGCAACAACATCTCCCATCAGGTACCACAGAAAAGGGCAATTGGCATGGTGTTTCAATCTTATGCTCTGTTCCCGAATATGACAGTGGCCGACAACATTGGCTTCGGTTTGAAAATGAAAGGGACCGACAAGTCAACGATGCAGCAAGAAATCCAACGCTTTATCGAATTGGTGGAATTGAAAGGCAAAGAAAAACATTACCCGCATGAACTCTCGGGGGGCCAAAGACAACGGGTTGCTTTAGCCAGAGCCCTGATTGTCCGGCCAAGAATTTTGCTGTTGGATGAGCCACTTTCAGCCCTCGATGCCAAAATTCGTAAGATCTTGCGCCAGCAAATCCGAACGATCCAAAAAGAGTTGAATCTCACCACGATTTTTGTCACCCACGATCAAGAAGAAGCGATGCAACTCTCGGATCGGATTTTCCTTATGAATCAGGGTGAAATTGTGCAGCAAGGCCGTCCTGAAAGTATTTACACCCAACCTGCCAATACGTTTGTGGCCAAATTTATGGGTCACTACAATCTTATCGATGCGCAAACGGCCAACGCATGGTTTGGGCTCGAAAGCAGCAGTCAGGTTGCCATTCGTCCTGAATCGATTTACGTCAGAGAACCCGGACGCCACTATGAATCACATATTTCAGCCCCTCAGACCGCAACAGTGGTAAGTCATCAGTTACTTGGTAATGTGATTCGCTATACAACCGCGATTGGGACTCAGCATCTGACCGTTGATTTGCTCAATCGCTCCTCAGAAAGGTTGTTTCCCGTTGGACAATCGCTGGAACTTTTATTTAACCTGAACGAAATACAACCCGTGAGAGACTGATATGTCTAACCCTTTGTACGTTTTTGATATGGATGACACCCTCATTGACGGTGACTGTGCCATGATCTGGAATGCGTTTTTAGTTGAGAAAGGCATTGTCACTGACCCTGAGTTTCTGGCAAAAGATCATGCCATGATGGATTTATACGCAGCCGGAGAGATGGATATGGCAACATATCTGGACTTTACCCTCGCCCCACTGACCAAACTGCCGCAAGCCACGGTCGATGCACTGGTCGAAGAATGCATCACGACGCGAGTGCTGCCACGACAATTCCGGGAAGCACAGCAGCTCATCGGGCAATTGACGGCACAACACAGACCGATGTTAATTATCTCCGCCACCGTCAGTTTTATTGTCCGTCAAGTCGCACAGAAAATCGGCATTCCCGATGCGATCGGGATTGATTTGGTCGTCGAGAATCAGTGCTATACCTCGCAAATCGATGGCATTCCCAGCTACCGAGAAGGCAAAATCCGACGACTGAACGACTGGATTGCCGCCCAGCCACAGTCATTCTCAGCAATTCATTTCTATACCGATTCAATCAATGACTTACCGCTTTGCCAGCAGGCTGATTACGTTTACCTCATCAACCCGGCACCGGTACTCAGTCAACAGGCCGAAGGTAAGCCGCACTGGCATATTTATCATTGGGAAAAGACTGAGTCGAACGTCGAAAAAAAGACAGGATCGAAAAACATTGTGAGCGGTAAAATGATGCTTGAATAACAGATAAAAGCTCATCATCAATACTGATATTCACCGCCGTTCATGTCCTCAATTCACCGCGCCAGCGTCTCAGGTCAATTCTTTCATTCTGCTCGTACTGGCGCATCCCGTGTGAATCCGCTACATTGTCAGCCATTCATGGCAAAGCATTACACCGACGATTCAATGGCAAAAAGCGGACAACATGGCGGTAACACACGGCAAATGGCCGAAAAGTATGGCCAAAAAGCAGAAGACATATTAGATTTTAGCGCGAACATCAATCCGTTGGGAATGCCTCAATCCTTACGGGATGCCATTATCAGTCAAGTGACTTGTGTTGAACGCTATCCGGACATTGACTACCAACATCTGCATCAAGCAATTGCCCGTCACCATGCTGTGCAAATCAATCGTCCTGACAGCGATTTTCCAGCCAGTTATGTCATCGCAGGCAACGGGGCAACCGAACTGATTTTTCAGTGGGTACAACAGACACAGCCCCGCCGAGCATTGATTGTTGAACCGACATTTGCGGAATACCGTCAGGCACTGACACGTATCGGGTGTGACATTGAGCGTTTTGTCTTAGTCGAACAGGAAGGATTTGCTGTCACCGAGCGCTTATTGGCAGCACTGCATGAGGGATTGGATTGTCTGTTTCTCTGCACACCGAATAACCCGACCGGCCTGATGCCGCCGCCAGCCCTGCTGCAACGGATTTTAAACCGCTCGGCTGAACTTGGGATTCAGCTCTTTGTCGATGAGTCCTTTATTGATTTTCTGCCGCAACATCGGGGACTCGCCGATGTCCTTGATCGTTATCCAAACCTGTTTTTACTCCGTTCCATGACGAAGTTTTACGCCATTCCGGGGCTGCGGCTTGGCTATCTGTTATCTGCCAATCAACCCATGCTGGCAGCACTGCGTGACACACGAGAGCCGTGGACGATCAATGCATTTGCGGCACTGGCAGGAGACATCCTCTTACAGGATCACACCTATGCGCAGCAGACTTATCATTGGCTGCAACGTGAGCAGCACACATTATATCAAGGGTTATCACAATTTCCGGCGCTAACGGTCTACCCGCCAACGGCCAACTATATTTTCTTTCGCCTCAACCAGGCCGATTTCGATTTACAACATGCACTGATGCAGCACAACATTTTGATTCGTCACTGCGCCAACTACCACGGCCTGTCGGCACAATACTATCGCGTGGCAATTCGGACTGGTGAGGACAATCAGCAATTACTTGAGGCACTCAGGGATGTGCTTTCCCATGGCTAAAATTTAAGCGCCTCTCAGCAACGTCTTTTAACAACGTCTTTTAACAACGTCTTTTAACAACGTCTTTTAACAACATGGGTAAACCGGCAGCCATAAACGTCACTTGTTCAGCCATCTCAGCAATCGCCTGATTCATCCATCCGGCATGATCGACATACAGCCGAGAGATCTCCCCCATCGGAATAATGCCGAGACCGACTTCGTTGGAAACACACAAAATTGTGGCCGGAGAGTCCTGCAACGCACTGACTAAGGCCTGCACCTGCTGCTCGATCATCGCCTTAGATGCCGTCTCGCCATCGTTGTAAATGACGTTATTGAGCCACAAAGTCAGGCAGTCCACCAAGACGATATCCTGCGGCTGAAACTGTGCCAGCGTTTGTGCCAACATGAGCGGAGATTCGTGGTTACACCATTCGGGCCCGCGGCGACGCTGATGCTGTTCAATTCGCTGCGTCATCTCCGGATCAAACGCAATTGCGGTCGCAACATAATGCAGTTGTGCGGTGACGCCTTGTGACACTCGCTGTTTGAGCAGCGCCAATGCCTGCCGTTCCGCATAGCTGGATTTTCCGCTCCGCGCCCCACCGATAAAAAGAGATACTGCCATAGATAGATTGCTCCCCCGAGTTAACCCAATGATTCTGCCCGAACGGGCAGGAAAATCAATGAGATTGGGAGACGGTTTTAGTCTTATGGGGATGAAAGCGGCTTATTGACCGCTTTTGATTGTTGGATGTGAATATGGTGGAAATATAGGTGTTTGGGACGCAATCACATTCATTGATTTCATTAGCATTTTCGAACACGCCCCAGTTACTTTTGATAGATGTCAAAAGTAACCAAAAGCATCTTTTTGGGTTCAGCGCGCGTAATCAGGGGCGGATTGATTCGCATCCTGCTCAAGCAATCCTGAAAAATCGTCCATGATTTTTCCCCTGAGAGCATCGATCAATTTGGCTTTAAAAATGTTTCACCCAATTCAAATCAACCACCAAACCAAGAAAACCATTCAAGGATGAATGGTTAGGCTTTTCCGGGCAGGACGTCCGTAAAAGCTGGTTCTGGACAACGCACGACCAAGCCAAACAAAAAAAGATTTTCTGGTTCGTCTTTCATCTCTGAAAGATGAACTGGCGCACAGAGCACCGATGCATCTGAAATCACTGACGCTGATTGTGCGTCAAATTTGGGAGCCAAAGGCTAAGAAGATAAAAGGTGTTTGGGGGAGAAATGGTGGCTCTGTGGTTTGGAACGCAATGACTTTCTTCGGTTTCATTAGCATTCTCGAACGCGCCCCAGTTACTTTTGATAGATGTCAAAAGTAACCAAAAGCATCTTTTTTGGTTCAGTGCGCGTAATCAGGGGCGGATTGATTCGCATCCTGCTCAAGCAATCCTGAAAAATCGTCCATGATTTTTCCCCTGAGAGCATCGATCAATTTGGCTTTAAAAATATTTCACCCAACTCAAATCAACCACCCTACAAAGAAAACCATTCAAGGATGAATGGTTAGGCTTTTCCGGGCAGGACGCCCGTAAAAGCTGGTTCTGGAAAGCGTGTGACCAAGCCAAACAAAAAAGATCTTCTGGTTACTCTTGCATCTTGGCAAGAATAACTGGCGCCCAAACAACATTCATTTTTTAATACGTTCCAGTACATTAGCCCGAGCGTCTTCGTTAGAAACTCCCATACCTGAAGCAAGTTGTGCTTCTGCCGCTCGCATTTCTTCAAGTAATTCTATTTTTTCTTGCATTGCTTCATATTCTTCTACATCCAGAACCACAGCAACCCCCTTGCCCCTTTGAGTAATCACCAGCGGACGCCGAGTCTCATTGATTTGTTTGATAAACGAAGCCACACCGGAACGAAATTCAGATAACGGTTTGATGTCTTGGTCAAAGCGAATACGTTTCATTGCAGAAATCTCTATTTGTACGTAATTATGTACAAATAATAGTTCAACCAACCGTAACAAACAAGGTGACAGGGAAGCCAGCTTGAAATGATTAAATTGTGGTTTGGTGTGACCAATAGTAAATCTGTTGGTTTGGGACGCAATGACTTTCTCCGATTTCATTAGCATCCTCGAACGCGCCCCAGTTACTTTTGATAGATGTCAAAAGTAACCAAAAGCATCTTTTTGGGTTCGGTGTGCGTAATCAGGGACGCTTTTATTCGCTCCTGCTCACGAAAAGCTTAAAATTCATCCATGAATTTTACCCTGAGTCTAGTAAATCCTCTCCCTGTCTCTCTGCAAAGAAAATTAATGAAATCTGAATCATTAGGGAGAAAACCTCAGGACGAGGTTTTCAGGATTTTCCGGATAGGGACATCCGTAAAATCCGTGCCCGGACAGTACGTGACTCAGCCAAACAAAAAGATCTTCTGGTTACTCTTGCATCTCGGCAAGAGTAACTGGCGCACAGAACACCGATGCCTCTGAAACCGAAAAACGAGATTGTGCGTCACATTTCAATGCCAAAAGCTACGAATCAAACGATAGCCCTCAATCCCCGATTCTCCCCCGACAAACCTGCTCGGTTAACACCTGCAAGCGCTGTACTTCTGTCTCCAGATAATTCAACTCTTCTTCGGTAATTTCATAATGCTCCGAATAGCGCGCATCAATATAGGCGCGTTGCAGACGCCGGAAGCTGCGGCGGTGGAATTTGTTGTCCATCGGGAAAATCTCAGCAAAGGCCAGATCGATTTGTGAACAGAATTTCCCCAACTTTTCGATATTGTGGGATTTGGGTAAGTAATTGGTGCAGGTCAGTAGCGTGCAGGCGAAAAACCGTTCCGTCGATTGATGCAAGAGAAAAGCCGCTTGTTTTAACTTACCGCGATTTTTATCAAATCGATAAGTCACCAGAAAATCAGAAGCACTTTCAAACCACTGCTCATAATGCTTACGGGCAATCTCCCGTAGCTCGGTTTCGCTCAAATCCCCCGGCTCCGCCAACGGTTTCGGCGTCGCGGCAAACAGTTCGATTCCCTCTTCGCGGATATCTTTAAAGAAATAATGACCCTGTTGCAGTCGATTATTCACTTCGTTCAAATCATGCACAATCAAGCCCAATGGTGCCGATTTCACTTTGCGATCAATTTGCTCTTCCGCCCGCTGCCAGACCACATAATCTTCAACCAAAGCAGCTTTGTTGACGATCACCAGAATATCGTAATCGCTGATATAACCATTGACCGGATCCTTGACCCAACTGCCTTTGGCATGGCTGCCGAACAGAATAATTTTCAGAATGCGAAACTCGCTTTTACTCCCCGTTTTACCTTCAAGATAGTCGTCCAGCGTATCGCGCAGAATAGTCGAGATCGTGGCAAGCTCTTGCTGTTTAAATTCAGGCAGGTGATCGAGGGAGGTTTTCATAAAACGTGCTTCGCTTTGGTGGATAACATAGCTATAGCATAAAAGAAGCATTCAGCAAAAAACACTGTTTATCATAGTTTTAGTATTGTTGAAGGATAAAATGCGACGGATTTCTTGCTTTATCTTGTTGTCAGTGCTGGTAAGAGCGGACGATACAAAGATAAAACGAACGCTAACATAGGTAAAAATGAATGATTACCGCCATACTCGTTAGGTGCGTAGCCAAAGTTGGTAAAAGTCTGTTTCATTGTGCTTGGGATTCTTGCGCACGAACTCCCAACCATGGCGCTTATAGAATGTGAGAGCTCGATGGTTAGTTCTGCTTACTGAAAGTACAGCACGCAAACAACCCGCTTTACTCAAAGTGCTTACAATATAATCCTGCACTTTTGGAGCGAGTCCTGAACCACGAAAATTCGGCTTTAAGTAAATGAGATGCACATAGCCAGTCTCCGGCTCAGGTGAAAAACTGCGAAACTCTAACTGCCCTGCAAACTGACCATCCACAAATACATGG
It encodes the following:
- a CDS encoding ABC transporter permease; amino-acid sequence: MQNTHQIYHKSVVYGILLTLLIPIAATFVYALSARWGASILPEGFTLHWYLQLLSDPRFLAAFGRSLFVCITALLLATVLILPMIFVIFYYYPKLDKVMNILILLPFAVPPVVSSVGLLQRYADSEIVLVGTPWILIGTNFTIALPFMYRAIANSMMAIHLRDLIDAAHLLGASTTKAFWFIILPNLKKGLMASLFLSFSFLLGEFVFANILVGTRYETLQVYLYNMRQTSGHFTSALVMTYFFFIFVCTWLASRFNRGVQQ
- a CDS encoding ABC transporter ATP-binding protein — encoded protein: MSYVRINHLTKAFGEHTVFQDIQLTIEQGEFITLLGPSGCGKSTLLRCIAGLDPINNGEIWVDGNNISHQVPQKRAIGMVFQSYALFPNMTVADNIGFGLKMKGTDKSTMQQEIQRFIELVELKGKEKHYPHELSGGQRQRVALARALIVRPRILLLDEPLSALDAKIRKILRQQIRTIQKELNLTTIFVTHDQEEAMQLSDRIFLMNQGEIVQQGRPESIYTQPANTFVAKFMGHYNLIDAQTANAWFGLESSSQVAIRPESIYVREPGRHYESHISAPQTATVVSHQLLGNVIRYTTAIGTQHLTVDLLNRSSERLFPVGQSLELLFNLNEIQPVRD
- the cobD gene encoding threonine-phosphate decarboxylase CobD; translation: MNPLHCQPFMAKHYTDDSMAKSGQHGGNTRQMAEKYGQKAEDILDFSANINPLGMPQSLRDAIISQVTCVERYPDIDYQHLHQAIARHHAVQINRPDSDFPASYVIAGNGATELIFQWVQQTQPRRALIVEPTFAEYRQALTRIGCDIERFVLVEQEGFAVTERLLAALHEGLDCLFLCTPNNPTGLMPPPALLQRILNRSAELGIQLFVDESFIDFLPQHRGLADVLDRYPNLFLLRSMTKFYAIPGLRLGYLLSANQPMLAALRDTREPWTINAFAALAGDILLQDHTYAQQTYHWLQREQHTLYQGLSQFPALTVYPPTANYIFFRLNQADFDLQHALMQHNILIRHCANYHGLSAQYYRVAIRTGEDNQQLLEALRDVLSHG
- the cobU gene encoding bifunctional adenosylcobinamide kinase/adenosylcobinamide-phosphate guanylyltransferase — translated: MAVSLFIGGARSGKSSYAERQALALLKQRVSQGVTAQLHYVATAIAFDPEMTQRIEQHQRRRGPEWCNHESPLMLAQTLAQFQPQDIVLVDCLTLWLNNVIYNDGETASKAMIEQQVQALVSALQDSPATILCVSNEVGLGIIPMGEISRLYVDHAGWMNQAIAEMAEQVTFMAAGLPMLLKDVVKRRC
- a CDS encoding type II toxin-antitoxin system Phd/YefM family antitoxin → MKRIRFDQDIKPLSEFRSGVASFIKQINETRRPLVITQRGKGVAVVLDVEEYEAMQEKIELLEEMRAAEAQLASGMGVSNEDARANVLERIKK
- a CDS encoding HEPN domain-containing protein yields the protein MKTSLDHLPEFKQQELATISTILRDTLDDYLEGKTGSKSEFRILKIILFGSHAKGSWVKDPVNGYISDYDILVIVNKAALVEDYVVWQRAEEQIDRKVKSAPLGLIVHDLNEVNNRLQQGHYFFKDIREEGIELFAATPKPLAEPGDLSETELREIARKHYEQWFESASDFLVTYRFDKNRGKLKQAAFLLHQSTERFFACTLLTCTNYLPKSHNIEKLGKFCSQIDLAFAEIFPMDNKFHRRSFRRLQRAYIDARYSEHYEITEEELNYLETEVQRLQVLTEQVCRGRIGD
- a CDS encoding GNAT family N-acetyltransferase, which codes for MEIAFRQINIDDFELCVAARKDAYFCSFGHYDGFDDFISGYRERVLDRLATSEWFYIHVFVDGQFAGQLEFRSFSPEPETGYVHLIYLKPNFRGSGLAPKVQDYIVSTLSKAGCLRAVLSVSRTNHRALTFYKRHGWEFVRKNPKHNETDFYQLWLRT